DNA sequence from the Pelecanus crispus isolate bPelCri1 chromosome 4, bPelCri1.pri, whole genome shotgun sequence genome:
tgctgggggggctgcgccTCGGCATCGCTTTCTCCTCGCCCTCCATGGAGCCCGGACTTTTTCTACAATGACTTTCCCTGAGCTGAGCAATGGCAGCTTGAGTGGGAACCGGACGGGACAGGGCAGCCAGAGCGGTGCCAACCGGTCCTGGGGGCTGCAAGGTGAGGAGACCCCCGAGGGCAACGGCACCACCCTGACTTTCGCCTTGGACGTGCAGGCGGTGGGCGTCGGGGTCTTCCTGGCCGTCTTCATCCTCTCAGCCATCGTGGGGAACATCCTCGTCATCCTCTCGGTGGCTTGCAACCGGCACCTGCAGACAGTCACCAACTACTTCATCGTCAACCTGGCCATCGCCGACCTGCTGCTCAGCACCACCGTGCTGCCCTTCTCGGCCACCTTGGAGGTGCTGGGCTTCTGGGTGTTCGGGCGCATCTTCTGCAACATCTGGGCAGCGGTGGACGTGTTGTGCTGCTCCGCCTCCATCATGAGCCTGTGCATCATCTCCGTGGACAGGTACATCGGTGTCAAGTACTCCCTCAAGTACCCCACAATCATGACCGAGAGGAAGGCGGGGGTCATCCTCGTGGTGGTCTGGCTCTCGTCCATGGTCATCTCCATTGGGCCACTGCTGGGATGGAAGGAGCCGCCACCGCCAGATGAGAGCATCTGTAGCATCACAGAGGAGCCGGGTTATgccctcttctcctccctcttctccttctaCCTGCCCCTCATGGTCATCCTGGTGATGTACTTCAGGATCTACGTGGTGGCCAGGCGGACCACCCGGAGCTTGGAGGCAGGGGTCAAGAAGGAGAGGAATAAATCTATGGAAGTGGTACTGCGCATCCACTGCCGCAGCGTGCTGGAGGAGCCTCTCTCCAGTACCCGGAGCAAGGGGCACAACTTCAGGAGCTCCCTCTCCGTGCGGCTCCTCAAGTTCTCCCGTGAGAAAAAAGCAGCCAAGACTCTCGCCATCGTCGTGGGTGTTTTCATCCTCTGCTGGTTCCCCTTCTTCTTCGTCCTGCCTTTTGGTAAGTGACCCcgtcccccatcccagccccaccgcCTGTGGCTGAACCCCTGGGGACCTGCTCCTTGGGATAAACTTCCAGGACACAACTCACACAACTCTGAGAGATAGGTAACTGATAGGTGAATAAACCAGCAATGAATTAATTCAATTAATTAACACGTATTCAATATTTATTAATCAGAGTCATATAATCAATCAAAGTaaatagcaaattaaaaaaaatgcagcataatAATTGGTTTAATTAATTCACTCTGCATTCAGCACTTTAATTAATGAAGttcaggcagaggaggaagctgCTCTGTTTCAAACAGGCTGTAATTATGGCACAGTGGTCTCCAAACAGTTTTGCCGTCCTTGCCCCCaacctcccttcctcccagtTTGGGGGAAGGCGCCTGGTTCTGTGTGCTCAGGGCTCCCACCCCTGCTGTGAACTGGTGATGACGCTGGAGATGAGTGAGGTTTGAGCCCTCCAAGGAACATGTCAGAGTCTGAAACGTAAGTCCCACTAACTTCCTGCGATGCCAGTGTTGTGCAGGGACCTGGAGGAGGACCAGGTCTTACCTAGAAGGGTGGTGGTCCCGGGTGATTTCCCAGGACTGATCCACCTCTCGCAGGAGTCGTGCCCTCAGCTCCTGGCCCTGCCATGGTGCCCGTGGCACTGCGTGCTCATTTGGGGTTGTCTGATGGGTTGTGCTCTAAAGTTTGGCAAGATGTTTGCCCGGGTGAAAAGGCTGCAGCCCCCTGCGTGCAGAGGAGGCTGAATGGGCACAGAGCCCACCGGGCAGGGGGCCATGGGATGTCCAAGGCAACGTTCCCTGCCAGCACCAGTGCTGCCCACGGCCCATAAAGTGCAGGAAAGCCGGAGCTCTCCATCTCCACCTCATCTAACAATAGGCACCCAGTTCAGGAGACCAGATTAACCCTCTGGAGCAGTGTAGATAAACctaggggtgggggggggggggtgaagattaaaataacttctgaatATTGATGATAGCCTTTGCACAGAGCTCAGCAAAGCAGAGGGGTCTGTCATTCCGtctgctgccccacagcccacTGGGGACGTGTGTCCAAGTAGCCTTGCAGCCAGGGAAACCCTATAGCTAGTTCTGCACTTTTTCTCAGGATGTTTCAAATCCTCTTGCTCGAGGCTGCCTCTCAAGTCAATGGAAACAGAGCATCGTGACCACAGGACTCATTTTGACCGGCGGAGGTTTTGATCTCCCTCCAGCATTGCAGCTCTCCCCGTGGGGACGGCTGGAGCCCAAGGCTGTTAGACACCTAACTGAGGCCGCTCAGTCCCCATCTGCCCTCCCGTGGGATTGTTCACCAGGACCAGCGGTGCCTTGGGAGCTGAGGTGTCCCGAGGGTGGTGGATCAGGGTGGTGGGTGTCTGGTCTCACCGTGCTGCTGTCTTGTAGCTCTTTGCTTCAGTTTCTCCCTCTGCGTGAGGGTGGTATTTGGTGAGTTTATCTCAGCTCTCCATAGGAGCAAAATTGCTGCTGTGAAGAGTTTTCACCTTATGTGAGCATGGGACTTCATGGTATAACTCAGGCAGGGAGCAGTAAGGGTGCAGTGAACTTCTCTCACTACAAGACCTGAGACTAATTATGCCGTCTgaccgtgcctcagtttccctttcaTTTATCAGGAGCACTGGGGGATTTTTGTAGCCTGCAAATAAACAGTTTGGGAATTGTGGGGCTCAGGGAGATGCCAGTACCCGAAGGCTGAGCTCGCTGGGCAGCCCCCATCTCATACTCGCCTCCTTGGCCAATCAACAGGGCAGGAACCAGCTCCGAGCCCCGTTCACACCTTTACACCTTACagctaatgcagctggtaatgGGGTTCCTGTTCCTCTGAGTTATTCCCAGTACTTGGAAATAGAGAACAAACATCAGGCAAATacttttcagtagaaaaaaatattttagtttagtTTACCATATCTGTTCTCCCTTGAAACCCTTGAACCAGCTTCTCCACTGATGTAAATCACTACCCTTGCACTGAAGTCAAAGGAGGTAcgctgatttacaccagctaaAAATCCAAACTTCATTCTTTAAGTACCTCCCGTGAACCCATTTGCTTCCTCCAAGCACACAACTTGCCAAGTTCTTTATAAACATGGCTTTGATCTTTACTTCCTGCTGTATTATACGTATAATATAAACATAGAAaaagttcatttattttatgaCTACAAAATATGCTGCCTTTGATTTCACCCCTGTTTTATTAATTCCAATTTCCTATTCAAATCTGAGAATCATTCACTGTTATCTAGAAGGAGAACAGAAACTTCTGCAAGGTCTAATCTCAGATTTTACAGCTCAGGAGACAGGTCTCAAACTCAAAGAAATCAGCAAAGTTCCCTGTAAATCCGCAAACTGAAACATGCTGAAACATGCTGAAACAATTCTCCTTGAAAAGAAGTTTGTAAATGGTTAAGTAGAatggcttttttatttgcttgttagACAAACTTACATGAAATAAGTTGGGGCCAACTGGAAATTATATTGATAcacattttaatatgaaaatgaaacactggtgagaaacaaaaatcacTTTCAATTGAAGTGAAACGTATTGTTTCAATTTCAGAAAAGACTGAATGGAAGTGTATTAAAAAATGAGTACTCAGATACATTTCGAAGTGAACCatcacattaaaatgaaatgggtatctattttcttctgaaaatatggaaatgttttgacttttttttcacgTGAATTTTCAAGAAGTTGTCATTGACTTACACTGTTGACTGTCTGTTGTCTGATTATACTTTTTAGGTATAAGTAAATTTGTCAACTGATAAAAGACTCCCAGCTCTACTTAGCATTGACTTAGCAATCAGAAACTTATGTACTGGCTCCGTCACCGGAGTCTGCACACATCTTTGCAACTCTCTGTAGAATAGTTTCCACGTTAGTTAGACAGGAATAGTATTTATCACATCAGTGTTGAGAAGCTGAAATAACCgataattttaaataacaggACCTATGTGTGTGCCAAATGTTGTCAGCCATTTCTCCATGCTTGAATAGTCTACAAAGATTCTTCTTTAAATCAGCTCAAACTCCCCAATACCTACCTCTACAGTCTATTTATCAGCTGAGTAATTTAGCTCACTCTTGGATTTGTGATACATTTCCCCAAGCACAGGATGCCATCACCAGGAGTTTTAACACAATTAACAGTTTCTGTGGCTAATAAGACTCTTTAAGCAGCTGGTTGTTCAACAAGAGATGAAATCTTAATTACCCACATAACTCTTGTGTGGGTTGTATCTTTTGCTGGGTGTGCAGTAGAGCTCTACCAAGCTGCTTTGTCTGGGGTTCCTGGGAGGTGGTTGTGTGGTTTATGCTGGGGTGCCTCTTCCCTTAGCAAAGACCTGTCAAGAGAAAATAACTGGAGGCTTCTCAGAGATGTGGGCCAGGAGTTTAAGGGTGTTTTGTGGGATAGGATTCATCTCCCTTTGGTTGTCTCAGACATCTGTGCCTTCATCTCAGCTAGTCATACCATCATGGAGATGttagttggaagggacctccgaAGGTCCAACTTTCTCTAAGCAACACCATACCATACTCACCCAAAGCTCCCTTTATCTTTCCGAGGGGAGTGCCTCAAGGTGTGACTCGCCTGACCTATTTTGGACATCCTCCTTAGGATGAGACGAATTGTGGTGTCAatctgcctcttcctctcccttgaCTACAAAAGCAGCCAGGGGCAACTAACTAGCTGGTGGTGTCTGTGGTGCAGGTATTTGTAGAGAGGTGAGATGTATCAtagtctggatttttttaagtctaATAGAAGCAAGATGCCCAGGTGAGAGAAAGATCAACCCTGTGACAGCTCAAGCCTTTATTAGAGGGAGAGAATAGACAGAGAAACTCTCTTTAAGTCACACAGCTATAG
Encoded proteins:
- the ADRA1D gene encoding alpha-1D adrenergic receptor, translated to MTFPELSNGSLSGNRTGQGSQSGANRSWGLQGEETPEGNGTTLTFALDVQAVGVGVFLAVFILSAIVGNILVILSVACNRHLQTVTNYFIVNLAIADLLLSTTVLPFSATLEVLGFWVFGRIFCNIWAAVDVLCCSASIMSLCIISVDRYIGVKYSLKYPTIMTERKAGVILVVVWLSSMVISIGPLLGWKEPPPPDESICSITEEPGYALFSSLFSFYLPLMVILVMYFRIYVVARRTTRSLEAGVKKERNKSMEVVLRIHCRSVLEEPLSSTRSKGHNFRSSLSVRLLKFSREKKAAKTLAIVVGVFILCWFPFFFVLPFGSFFPSLKPSEMVFKVIFWLGYFNSCVNPIIYPCSSKEFKRAFIRLLKCQCHRRRRPIWRVYDHHWRGASMNSSVQDSETDLRPRINTLNSSFIFNSSFQERASKRRTLSFKGWKMLTPFQKPASTQLKEKMNSLSNKIRGGSSKGGVTAMYKTEVESVSIGIPHDFTETIDYQTYDLTDCCGLRETDI